Part of the Anopheles gambiae chromosome 3, idAnoGambNW_F1_1, whole genome shotgun sequence genome is shown below.
TTTCGCAATAGGCCGAAGGAAACTTGAAAGCTTAAAATGTGGCTACAAGAGCTGCTGGTAGTTAAAGAGACTTCGCTAGCAGCTCAGCCCGCCTTCATTAGGCGTTTGTGTTCATTTGCAGCAGTACACCCGGGGCAAATGCGCGGAATAACGGCGAGACGATGATATGGCCGTTGAATGATTGGAACGCTTGCCGGGTTGGATGCACCCCCTCCAAAACCCTTGCCGGGTGGGATGGCGTGTGGATGGCGTTGGGCAAGGGTTTCGCTTCGGCACTAATTAATACGCACTCAACGTTTTCAATTGCCTGTCGGTGGGGAGGAAGCTGCTGTTGAGTATGAGCAATGCGTTAACATGCGCTACGATGGGTTAGTCAATCGTTGGTAGCCTAACCTTTTTCGATGGTGCAGAGTAAATCGGATCGTTTGATACAGCATTAGTGGTAGTTGAGAAATGCTGAGTGCTTGAGAGTGAAATGAAGAGAGATATGACACCATTTTTAATTGCTGCGCTTGATGATAAAATAGGGATAATATGTAGAAGAATGATGTTCAAGTTGCATGGTGGAAGTGTTTTTATAGAgcgcagaagttttttttgcacacccATGTGGAATGACTACAAGCTTGAGAAGGGCTACAGTTCTAAATTAGCttcatacacatacatacattttataaTATTCAAAGAAGGTATAAAGATTACTTACTACTTAGGTGCTATCTTACGAAGCTTGTAGAATTaagatgtttttaaatttgatgtaaaaTACTTTACATTGTGAACAGGTTTCTTATGCATTTCAAACGGCTTTGAGGAATGAAAGTCAAGTGCGATCTAAGTTTACTCACAAGTCATACACACAAATGAATCCAAATCTTACAGCTTTTGCATGAgtattttaattgaaagttaaaaaaaagattcacAAAAAGTAATATGTAAAAGAAGAGTAACTAAGATGAATTGTAACGAAACCtagatgaaaaataataaatataaaataaaacaatttaatagCATACAACTGAGAAAACATACAATAAAGGAAATGTTAATGAAGAGAGTAAATAGGAGAGAATTGACTATTTACTCTGAAATAGGAAGGGTCTGAGCTATTATAACATGCCAAAAAGTGTATACATCAGGTGGGCCTATGATGTTCTTCCTCCCTAATGCATCGACAGACGATTTAACAATTCGTTCCATAGCAAAATCTAGAGTTTTAGTTTGCAGAAACTCTGGAGTAGTTCGAACAAAGAAGCCAAAATCAACGTGACGGCCAGTGTGTGGATTGATATCAAGATATAAAGGTCACCCGATCCTAACAAACCCGTTGCTTCACAATATACGATACAAAGGAAAGGAAGTGATGCGTTCAACTAGGTAGCtaatcgaacaaaaaaaagtagaacGCTAATTGCATGGTTCCCATAGTTTTTTAGctcgttcccacgatttatggAGCGTtacccatatttttttttaaattggatTGTATTTATGTCCaatagcacaaaaacaaaattatgattAAACTATTCAAAAATATATGGGAAACGGTGGGAAATACATCGTGAGAGAGGCCCAAAACTTTACAGGAATCACGAGGAGAAGAGATACAGTACGTGTTTACGACCGAACGAATGAGATAGTCAGTTATATTTTCATCGTCATAGTCGAGTGGACAATACGCAAAACATATCGCTAAAGTTTCAtctacactttttttttaattcaacttgtcttatttttattggtgtataaaaatttgaaattacATTTGGGAGCATAGTTCTTATGATCTACGCGTCTTTTTGGTTTCCTGCTCTTTAGAGTGTTTACGAATTGATTTGGCAGCAGCCTATCTAAAATTTATGAGGTATTTTTAGTGATTCTGATTTTTAGCTTTTAGCTATTTGAACGCAGGGCGAGCCCTCATTTGTGGAGAATGTTGTCTCTTTTTGAAATGCTAATCTAATCTAAACTTCCTTCATGTACATGATTAGCGCAAAAGAGTGAAGGTGTCAAATTTTATATAGGATTGATACCTCGCATGCAGATTTCTACATACGATTTCACATTATAACAAATTagctgttggtgtataaatcccTTAAAAGACATGGGTGGTCGAATTCAAAGCAtgagtcggatcggagcggTGTGACCAGGCTTTCTCGTTTTGGTAGAATCACATACGTGCAAGATATGTCTGATCTGCTATCTGAAGAGAAAAGAATGCTGATCCGAAAATGATACCGGTTCACTTGCTCATTTGGCGCATTCGAACAATCGCCTTTGTTTGTGTCAGGGAAGCGATGATCCAAATCTTTCAAAAACTGATCCATGTTTCACTTGCTTGTTCTTTCCAATAGTTGATCAGAGTCCATAGTTTACATATTATTAAGTTCcgttcatcttatcatgaatTATTCTCAAAAACTGTAGAACATAGTGAGAATTTTGGACAGACTTAGGGAAGAGTTTTCGAAAACAGCTTCCCAGTTTGTTATGGATCTAGAGTTGGATCAAGTTGCACTAGACAAGCCCACCTGATTGTGTTGTTAGATCTATAAGCTCTAAGTCGCAGTTCGCGTATTGTACGTTCGGATACAACGAGCCATTACTTCACAGCATTTATCGAAGTGAGTTGATATATCAGGtgggcttcttcttcttcttctatttggcgtaacgtcctacgctgtcctacatgccggcctatacaggctttcgagactttattcattaccacgcagccgtatagtcaatccttgctagggggggacggtccattctacgcttgaacccatgacgggcatgttgttgagtcgttcgagttgacgactgtaccacgggaccgcccacCAATAAACATACAACAGTCtttatggaaaacaaacaactgttTAGTTTAGAAGGATAAAATCGCTTCATTTTCGATAGAatgctgtttatttttttggtcatcTATGAACCATAACCTCGTTTGACAAGATCCGATGCAAGCTGacatttttctcatttgctTTGCTTAATACGTGCTCTGGAAATGGTTTTGGgtgtgagggggggggggggggggggagtactTAAATATAAATTCTATACCGTTTTGCAAAAGTCCCGTTCAACATCAAGCAGGTTGATCATCATCCACAGATTTCGTAGTTGTATTTCCGCCTCGCAATGCAATCTAGTTGGCAGCGTTGTCTCCACCGTTACCCGCTGCTTGGTCAACGACGACGGTGGCTTTGCTCTCGGTCGTGCTCACACTGTCGTCCGCCTCCTTGATGCCCATCCACGGCAGGCGGCGTTCAAGCTCCTGGCGGTACTTGGGATGGCTTATGGCGTACACCCACGGATCCAGACAGGACACGATCTTACAGCAAACCGCCGGCACCATGGTAACGAACGGAGTCAGCATCGTCCTGTGGGTTGGTGGGTTGGCGTGACGCCGTGACATTACCATTGACGGTTTGTGTGAAGTGGCTGTGAAGGGTTTTGCTTACCTGTCGCCGAATGCACCAATCATCGTGACGATGGCGTACGGTGTCCAGGCACACACGAACAGGAAGAAGATCGTGAAGGCGGCCTTGGCGATTCGCATCTCGACGGCCTGTGCCTTCTCGCTGCGGTTCGCCGTGAGCGATTCGACGTTCATCTTGCGTGCCTGATTCTTCAGCATCATCTCATGCTGACGGACGTGACCGAAGAGCCGGGCGTAGAAGTAGCAGATGAAGATCATCGGAATCACGTACGCCCAGGTGAAGATGCAGCCGACAAACACGCGCGTGTCCGGATCGTCGGTAAGATAGTCGAACGAGCAAGTTGTCAGATATCCTTCCGGAATGTAGCGTCCCCAGATCTCGAACAGAGGCAGCAGTGTGAACGGCATCGTCCAGAGCCAGGTAAGGCAGATCAACAAGCCCGCCTGCACACGACTCAGTCGTCCATCGAGCGGGTTCGAGATCGTACGATACCGGTCGAATGCGATCACGGCATTCGAGATGGCACCACCGATGCCGGACATACTGCCGAGGGCCGCATACACCGAGCATCCCACCCCGTAGCCGACCAGTCGCTCCGAGAACGAGTTAACCAGGAACATGGGCATCTCGCACATCATCAGCAGATCGAAGATGGCCAAGTTGATGATGAACATGTTCGAGCCATTGCGGAGCGATTTGGAGCTAGTAGAACAAACATGGAAACACTAGTGAGGAGATCAGATTCGCTATTCTATCGACTAAGGTGTCACTTACGTGCCAAAGATCCACAGCACAATACCATTACCGATGAGGGAAGTGTTCATCAGCACGAAGTAGATCATCGCAAGCATTAGGTGCATGTAGTACGGCGGTGAAGGAAATCCCTTCCAGTGATCGTGCACTAGATACTGCTCCTCGGGTGGGAGATTCCAGCCCAGCAGCTTCGGCATTTCGCCAGCAGTGCGCGCCATCGGCATCAGCATGGCGCCCTCCGAGATGGATTCGTTCCCGAGAAACATAATGAGCGGGTAAGCGGCGTAGATCGATCTCACACTCACAAGTTACTCCAATGCTGCTGATCGTACGTGTAGAGAGTTAGTTCCCGCACAGTTGCTGCACACTCGTGTACACTGGTGTTTCTTTCAAGCACAAACAGAATGTCACTTTCCAGGCGGGGAACAATTTGGACCGGTTCCTGTCAGAAACGCTTCACAAATGTTCGCCTTCTTCCGGGGCACGGATTGGTTTTATACCCATCCATCTAGCACTGGGGCACATCGCGTGGACTGATTCGTACAATTGGATTACGAACGCATGTGTAATTCGTAGGGAGCCACTGAAATCAAAGGATTGCATTATATGGGAGAGCATTGAATTGCATGTGGATGggttttaatttgattatCCACTGCGGAAAGAATAATCCAGCGGTGTAACGCCATTCGCCAGTGCAAGGTCAATGGGTTTGTTCTGATTAGATTTTGATCATTGAATTTGCATCAGGCTTAAAAAGTCAATAGCTTTTCTCATACCAGTGTACATGtaattaaaatgaagaaagtgGGTTATTCGTTATGTTTGCATTTCAGGAATTCCTAAACATTTTGATgtagtatgtttttttaaaattttgctAACGAATTATTTAGGCTTACGAAGCATTTTTTGGAATCCTTTCCACGAATTATGAACTGCTTCAAAGAATGATTACACAAtgccaaaaaatcatgaacgGAACCTACggaaaaattcaacaaatcGTGGATAAACGCTTTGCTGTAGCTGTTGAACTGTTTGAATCTGAATCTTACGCTAGACGGTTTAAATGGTGAAATCCAAATAGATTTTGTTGAAATAGACAATTGCTAAGATGGATCAGTATAGCCAAAAGTCGTACAATTTTaagcattttcctttttcaaaGAATTTCTATTAATTATCTTACTATTATATGTATTCTATTATGAAACCATCTATGATTCTGAGGTCTTTATTTAAAGTCAGTTCGGCTTAGTAGTATAGTTGCTAAATTCAGTTTGACCCTAAATTCAGTCGattttgctacggggggacgatCAATATGAGGCTtaaatccatgacgggcatgttattaagtggCACGCggtgacgactgtaccacgggaccactccaatttatttaaattttattcaatatcTGAAAAAAACTGCATTCTTTTATATTAGcaagtgtatgtgtatgttgagccggtctcgtagtacagtcgtcaactcgtacgacttaacaacatgcccgtcatgggttcaatccccaaatagaccgcgccgccatacgtgggactgactatcctgctatgagggggggggggggatcaattagtcactgaaagccaagcccacaagtgggtacaggcaggccttgaccgacatcggttgttgagccaaagaacaagaagtatgtgtatgtaagctgtatgtatgtatgtgtgcttgaaTATTTAGCATATTTGAGGATAGCTCACTCTTACACAACTGTTATCCAAGTATGAAATGAAACGAATTTCTTAGGATCCAATTTTCTAAAACTCAATAGAAACTAACTTGCGgcacatgttttttttgcggctACTATTTTATGTAGTATTTGTCCCTCGTAttcaaatgagtttgatatCGCTGTCCTAGACCATCCACACGCTTGGATGGTCCTCGAAAATCCTAAGATTGCAAAGTCCTTCAGGATAAGATGGCTGGAACTTCATCAACAAAGtgataaatattaaaaacgaAATCAAATTTTTTGATATCCATAGCAAACGTTTTGTATTCTAttagaaaaccctgtatatataTACTTTGGGTTGGAGACAACCCAACTATTGAGGTGCCAACTAgtgaacttcttcttctttgtcacAACAACCATAGACGGCCAGGCCTGCCTGAACCACTAGTGGAGGCtcggctttcaatgacttatttattaccatagcaggatagtcctacgtatgggggcacgttccattcggggctggaacccatgacgggcatgttgttaagttttaCGAGTTGACGATCGTACCACCACACCGACCGACCATACTTTTGAACAGCTTAAGTAAAAAAGACTGTGGAGGTCATGCTGTAGTTGCTTCTCGTGTGTAACCACTTTCAGagttatttttgttaaaatcaCGATGAAACTGTTTTGGATCCCACTTGCCAAAGCATCACCATAAAAGAACATAATTTTTAACATCATAGGAACCAACTCACGTGACACCTCCCAACTCACTCCTCGGGTGCTCTAACCAAGGTCCATGAAAGAGAACAAGTCGATgcgtttagaacaaattgacAGAAATCCGTGGGAAATTTTGACAGTCAATTTAAACATTGTTTATGGTCGTTGCTATGGAGCGAATAGGAgtcttttttgctatttcggACTCATTTTTGCTCCTAATTGcaaattgtttttgttctatGGCTGATTTAATTCAAAGATCTCTTATATTATTCGTCACCGGGTTGTAGCAAACGGTATGCATATTGTATCAGTGTGTGCCGATTGGATGTTTTATATTACTCTCAGTGGTTAATTTAAAGTAAGACTTTTTTACCTAGTTGGAACAAGTACTGTGCTGTTTTATGCCTGTTAAACTTTTCTTTCAGCAGGACCGTTGCAAACGGTAGTGATTTGTGGTCACGGAATGGCAAACAATGAGGTTATTTGAATACAGAGTAGACTGTAATTACTTCTTGTTTATTCTCCAGTAGTGATTAACCGGAAGAAATTTAACCAATACAGTAAGTGTTCGCTAATCGGCACATTTTTACTTTCCAGTTAGGGGACGATGTTCGATCGACTTGTTctccttacagggtttcccacgatttattggtcagttcccatgattttttggtgcgttaccacgattttttgatcgtatcccatatATTTTTGGTTCATTCCCATAAATTATTGGTATCGTCCAGTTAGATATCAAtacaaataaaccaaaaaattatgggaaacgaccaaaaaatcatgggaaccaaccaaaaattgatgggtatcaaccaataaatcgtgggaaaccctgtaatagatCTTGGAAAATGGGTTGACAATATGGATGCATGTATTAGTAAGCCGTGGAAAATGTTAACATCGAAATCAAAGGCGTTGAGATCAATGGCAAAAGTTATTTATtctattggaaaaccctgtaatcaaATAGATGCGCCTACGTTACTCAGCTCTATTCCTCTATTATTCCTCTATTA
Proteins encoded:
- the LOC1279519 gene encoding opsin-3, encoding MFLGNESISEGAMLMPMARTAGEMPKLLGWNLPPEEQYLVHDHWKGFPSPPYYMHLMLAMIYFVLMNTSLIGNGIVLWIFGTSKSLRNGSNMFIINLAIFDLLMMCEMPMFLVNSFSERLVGYGVGCSVYAALGSMSGIGGAISNAVIAFDRYRTISNPLDGRLSRVQAGLLICLTWLWTMPFTLLPLFEIWGRYIPEGYLTTCSFDYLTDDPDTRVFVGCIFTWAYVIPMIFICYFYARLFGHVRQHEMMLKNQARKMNVESLTANRSEKAQAVEMRIAKAAFTIFFLFVCAWTPYAIVTMIGAFGDRTMLTPFVTMVPAVCCKIVSCLDPWVYAISHPKYRQELERRLPWMGIKEADDSVSTTESKATVVVDQAAGNGGDNAAN